DNA sequence from the bacterium genome:
CACCCTCGACTTCACCGGCGACATGCCGATCCTGCTCGGCCCCGACGGCCCCAGCCTCGGCGGCTTCGTCTGCCCGCTCACCGTCGCCCAGGCCGAGCTGTGGAAGCTCGGCCAGCTCGCGCCCGGCGACACGGTGCGCTTCCGTTTGCTGGACCCGGACGAGGCGGCGGCGCTGCGCGCGGAGCAGGATCGGGGCATCCGGGAGGGCGCCGCTCCGGCGGTGGCCGGCGCCGGGCGCGCACGCGTCTCCAGCCGCCCGGCGCCGGCGGCGCGGCCGCCGGCGGACGCGATCATCGACACCCTCGACGCCAACGGCACCGCCGTCTGCCTGCGCCGGGCGGGCGACGACTATCTGCTGGTCGAGCTCGGCGCGCCGCAGCTCGACCTGACGCTGCGCTTCCAGGTTCACGTGCTGATGGAGCAGGTGCAGGCCCTGGCGCCCCCCGGGCTGATCGATCTCACCCCCGGCATCCGCTCGCTGCAGGTCCACTACGACAGCCGCGTCCTGCCGCTGGCGCGCCTGCGCGGCGTGCTCGGCGACGCCCTGTCGGCGCTGCCGCCGGTCGACGACATCGCGGTGCCGACGCGCATCGTGCACCTGCCGCTCTCCTGGGATGACGAAGCGACGCGCCTCGCCATCCGCAAGTACCAGGAGCTGGTGCGCCCGGACGCCCCCTGGTGTCCGTCGAACATCGAGTTCATCCGCCGCATCAACGGCCTCGCCGACGAGGACGCGGTGCGCGCCATCGTCTTCGGCGCCAGCTACCTGGTGCTCGGCCTCGGCGACGTCTACCTCGGCGCGCCGGTGGCGACGCCGGTCGACCCGCGCCATCGCCTGGTCACCACCAAGTACAACCCGGCCCGCACCTGGACGCCGGAGAACGCGGTCGGCATCGGCGGCGCCTACCTCTGCATCTACGGCATGGAGGGCCCCGGCGGCTATCAGTTCGTCGGCCGCACCGTGCAGGTCTGGAACACCTGGCGGCAGACGCCCAACTTCACCGGCGACAGGCCCTGGCTGCTGCGCTTCTTCGACCAGATCCGCTTCTTCCCGGTGAGCGCCGCCGAGCTCGCCGCGGCGCGCGAGGCCTTCCCGCACGGCGCCTACGCGGTGCGCACCGAGGAGGCGGTCTTCCGCCTCGCCGACTATCGCCGCTTTCTCGCCGAGCACGCCGCGTCGATCGCCGCCTTCAAGTCGACGCAACAGGCCGCCTTCGCCGCCGAGCGGCAGCACTGGCGCGACCTCGGGCTCGACGCCGCGGTCAGCGAGGAACCGGCGGCGGCGCCGGCGCCCGACGAGGTGCCGGCCGGCCACGTCGCCGTCGAGTCGCCGATCCCCGGCAACGTCTGGAGGATCCTCGTCGCGCCCGGCGACCGGGTGCATGCCGGTCAGGTGGTGGCGCTGCTCGAGTCGATGAAGATGGAGATGGAGGTCCTCGCCCCCGCCGACGGCCTGGTGAGCGAGATCCAGTGCCAGGTCGGGCGCACCGTCGGCGCCGGCCAGCACCTGCTGCTGCTGGCGACGGAATGATCGCGATGCGCGGAGCCGACGGATGACGATCGAGTCCCTGCGGGCCGAGTATGACGGGGGGCGATCGCCGCTCGACGTGGTCGACGAAACCTTCGCCCGCATCGCGGCGAGCGCCGATCCCGCCGCGTGGATCGCGCTGCGCGATGCGCACGCGGTGCGCCGCGAGGCGGCGGCGCTGCGCGACGCGGACCGCGGGCGGCTGCCGCTGTGGGGCGTGCCGTTCGCGGTGAAGGACAACATCGACGTCGCCGGCATCGACACCACGGCGGCGTGCCCGCCCTTCGCCTATCGGCCGCGCGCCGATGCGACCGCCGTCGCGCGGCTGCGCGCCGCCGGGGCGCTGGTGATCGGCAAGACCAACCTCGACCAGTTCGCCACCGGCCTGGTCGGCGTGCGGTCGCCGTACGGCATTCCGCGCTGCGTCTTCGACCCCGCGTACGTGTCCGGCGGCTCGAGCTCCGGCTCGGCGGTGGCGGTGGCGCGCGGCGAGGTCGCGTTCGCGCTCGGCACCGACACCGCCGGCTCCGGCCGCGTGCCGGCGGCGTTCAACCACGTCGTCGGCGTCAAGCCGACGCGCGGCCTGATCGGCGCCGGCGGCGTCGTGCCGGCGTGCCAGTCGCTCGACGTGGTCAGCGTCGTCGCCGCCAGTTGCGGCGAGGCCGACCTGGTGCGGCGCGCCGCCCAGGGCGCGGATCCGCGCGATCCCTACTCGCGCTCGGCGCCGGCGCGGCCGTTGCCGCGGTGCGGTCTGCGCGTCGGCGTGCTGGCGGCGCGCGACCGCGACTTCGAGGGCGACGCGGCGGCGGCGGCGCAGTACGACCGGGCGGTTGCCGGCGCCGCCGCGCGGTGGGAGACGCGCAAGATCGACTACGCGCCGTTCCGCGAGACGGCGGCGCTGCTGTACGACGGCCCGTGGCTGGCGGAACGCTGGCTCGCCCTCGCCGACGCCCTGGCGCGCCACGGCGAGGCGGTCGACGCGACGGTACGGGCGCTGGTCGAGCCCGCGGCCCGCCTCACCGCCGCCGACGCCTTCCGCGGTCTGCACCGCCGCGCCGCCCTGGCGGCGCGCGCCGCCGCGGTGTGGGAGGCGGTCGACGTGCTGCTGCTGCCGACGGCGCCGACCCAGCCGCGGGTCGACGCCGTGCTCGCCGATCCCATCCGCCGCAACGCGCCGCTCGGCCGCTACACCAATTTCGTCAACCTGCTCGACTACTGCGCGGTCGCCGTGCCGGCGGGCTTCCGCCCCGATGGCCTGCCCTTCGGGGTGACCCTGATCGCGCCCGCCTTCGCCGACGACGACCTCGCCGCCATCGCCGACCAACTGCACCGAGCGCTGGAGCCGACCTGGGGTCTGGCGCGCGCGCCGCTGCCGGAAGGGCTCCCGGCGGCCTGCCGCGGCGGCGGCGTGCGCCTGGCGGTGGTCGGCGCGCATCTCACCGGCCTGCCGCTGAACCACCAGCTCGTCGAGCGCGGCGCCGCGCTGGTGGCGCGCACCCGCACCGCCGGCGGCTACCGGCTCTACGCCCTCCCCGGCAGCGCGCCGCCGAAGCCGGGCCTGGTGCGCGACGCCGCTGCCAGCGGCCCCGGCATCGAGGTGGAAGTGTGGGAGCTGTCGATCCCCGCCTTCGGCGCCTTCGTCGCCGAGGTCCCGCCGCCGCTGGCGATCGGCACCGTCGTCCTCGCCGATGGCGACCGCGTCAAGGGCTTCGTCTGCGAGCCCGCCGCGGTCGTCGGCGCCGAGGAGATCACCCGTTTCGGCGGCTGGCGCGCCTATCTCGCCGCCCGTTGAGACCTGTCGGCGCGCCGCTGCCCACGATTGCGGCACCGCCGCGCCGCCGAATTGGGCACCCTCGCGGCATCGGCCGAGAAAATCGCACCCACCGCGCCAGGCAAATCCGCGCCGCCCGCTGGTATGGGCGTTGCTCTCTCACGGGGCAAACACAACGCGGCTGATCGTGCGGCGCCCGGGTGCGTGGGAGCGCGCGCGGTCGGCTCAACCGGGAGAGAGGGGGCACTGAATGAGCACCACCACACGTATCGCCGTGATCGTCTGCAGCGTGCTGGCGATCCACGCCACACGCGGCTGGGCGCAGGAGCCAGGCGGCGAGGCCGAGTCGACGGAGACCGCCGGCCAGGTCAAGGCGGAGGACAAGGCAGCGTCGGAGAAGACCAGTTGGCTTCCCGGCGGCCTGTCCGGCAACGTCGCGGTCTACAGCGACTACTCCTTCCGCGGCATCTCGCAGACCAAGCGCAACGCGGCGATCCAGGGCGGCATCGACTGGAACCACGACAGCGGCATCTTCCTCGGCACCTGGGCTTCGCCGGTCGATTTCGGCGACGCCTACATGGAGAGCGACTGGTACGGCGGCTATCAGGGGGCGATCGACAACTTCTCGTACAAGGCGAGCGTCACCTATTTCTACTATCCGAACTTCGCCACCGCGAACTACTGGGAGTTCGGCGCCTTCTTCGGCTACGACTTCGGCGTCCTGTCGGTGAACACCGGCTTCATCGGGTCGCCGGACTACTTCGGCTCGCTCGGCACCGGCGAGTACGTCCCCTTCGGCTTCGCGATCCCGATCGGCACCGTCTCCTGCCCCTTCCCTGGCAAGGAGTGGGAGAACTGCTTCGACCTCGGCTTCAGCGCCAATGCCGGCTACACGCACAGCGACGAACAGATCTTCCCGAACACGCACCACTACTGGGACTACAACGCCGGCCTGACGGCGACGATGCCGTTCAATCTGGCCCTCGACTTCCGCTTCGTCGGCACCGACGTCGAGAACTTCTCGGGCTTCGACAACGCCGGCGGCAACCGCTTCGTCTTCGGCGCCAAGTACAGCTTCTGATTGCGGCCGCCGCGCGGCGCCACGAGGGGCACGGAGACATCCGTGCCCCTCTTTTTTTCGCGTCAGAAACAATCAGGCTTGATTGTTTCTTTTGGATCGCCTAGATCCGACGCGTGGCTCCCACCCGCCGGACCCAGGCCGAACGCAGCGCCGCGACCCAGGCGAAGCTGCTCGACGCGGCGCTCGACTGCCTGGTCGAGCTCGGCTACGCCGGCACGACCACGACCGTGGTCGCCGAGCGCGCCGGGGTGTCGCGCGGCGCCCAGTTGCACCACTTCCCGACCCGCGCCGCCCTGGTCGCCGCCGCCGTCGAGCATCTCTACCGGCGCATGACGGCGGAGTATCAGCGCGGCTTCGCCGCCCTGGCGCCGCGCGCCGAGCGGCTGCGCGGCGCCATCCGGCTGCTCTGGTCGATGTATTCCAGCCGCCACTTCCCGGCCGTCCTCGAGCTCTTCACCGCGGCGCGGTCGGATGGCGAATTGCGGGCCCATCTCGAGCCGATCGCCAGCCGGCACGAGCGCAACGTCCATCGCCTGGCGCGCGCGTACTTCCCCGAGGCCGCCCGCCTGGGGCGGCGCTTCGATGCGACGCTGGCGCTGGTGCTCGATGCGATGCAGGGCATGGCGTCGAGCGATGCGCGGCGCGGACCGGTGAGCATCGCCGCCCGTCTCGATTTCCTGCACGACATCGCCGCCGCCGCCCTGGCGAGCGCCACGGAGCCTTCGTGAACCGCCTCGACCTCGACCTCACCCTCTACGCCGTCCCCGCCTTCTTCGCCCTCATGGCGCTCGAGGCGGCGCTGCTCGCCGGCACCGCCTGGCGCGGCTACGAGCGGCGCGACACGGTCGCCAGCCTGACCATGGGCAGCGTCAACGTGCTCATCAGCATCGCCGGCAAGGCGCTGCACTTCGCCCTGCTGGCGCTGGTCGCCCGCGCGGCGCTGTTCGACATCGCGCCGTCGTGGTGGAGCTGGCCGCTGCTGCTGCTGCTCGGCGATCTCGCCTACTACTGGTTCCACCGGCTGTCGCACGACGTCCGCTTCCTCTGGGCGGCGCACGTCAACCACCACTCGAGCGAGCGCTACAACCTGTCGACGGCGCTGCGCCAGTCGTGGACGACGCCGTTCACGCTGATGCTCTTCTACTGGCCGCTGGCGCTGCTCGGCTTCCCGCCGGCGATGATCCTCACCGGCATCGCGCTCAACACCATCTACCAGTTCTGGATCCACACCGAGCTGATCGACCGCGTCGGCCGGCTCGAAGCGGTGCTCAACACCGCCTCGCACCACCGCGTCCACCACGGCACCAACGTCCAGTATCTCGACCGCAACCACGGCGGCATCCTGATCCTCTGGGACAAGCTGTTCGGCACCTTCGCCGCGGAAGGCGAGCCGGTCCGCTACGGCCTGACGCGCAACATCCACACCTTCAACCCGCTGCGCATCGCCTTCCACGAATGGCAGGCGCTGTGGCGCGACGTGCGCCGCGCCGCCACCTGGCGCGATCGGCTCGCCTACTGCCTCGCCCCGCCGGGCTGGAGCCCGGATGGCTCCTCGCTCACCTCGCGCCAGCTCCAGGCGCGCGCCGCCGCCGAGGCGGCGCGGTGACCCACCCCTCGCCCGTCGAGCTGGCGGCGGCGAAAGTGCTGCTCGAGCCGTGGCGTTGGCTGACCGCGCCGCGCTTCAGCGGCCTCGAGCACCTGCCGCGCGACCGGCCGGTGCTGGTCGCCGCCAACCACACGCTGATGGGCGTGCTCGACGCGCCGCTGCTGGTGCTCGGCCTGCACGACCACACCGGCGTCTTCCTGCGCGCGCTCGGCGACCACCTGCACTTCCGCGTCCCCATCTGGCGCGACCTGCTCGCCCACTTCGGCACCGTCGACGGCAGCCGCGCCAACTGCCGGCGCCTGATGCGCGCCGGCGAGTCGATCCTCGTCTTCCCCGGCGGCGGCCGCGAGGTGTTCAAGCACAAGCGCGAGCAGTACCAGCTCATCTGGAAGGAGCGCGTCGGCTTCGTCCGCCTGGCGGTGCAGTTCGGCTACCCGATCGTGCCGCTCGCCGCGGTCGGCGCCGAGGAGTGCTACGACATCCTGGTCGACAGCGACGAGCTGCTGCAGACGCCGCTCGGCCCGCTGCTGCGCCGGATCGCGCCGCGGCCGGACGAGATCCCGCCCCTGGTCCACGGCATCGGCCCGCTGCCGCGACCGGAGCGCTTCTACTTCCACCTCGGCCGGCCGATCGAGACCGCGCCCTGGCGCGGCCAGCAGGACGACGACGCGCTCTGCCTGCGCCTGCGCGAACGCGTCCGCCGCGCCATCCAGCGCGGCATCCGCCAGCTCCTCGCCGACCGCGCCCGCGATCCGCAGCGCTCGCTGCCAGCGCGCCTGCTGCGACAGGTGCGTCGGGCGACGCGCCCGCGCTCCCGTCCCCGGTGATCCGCCGCCAGCCGCCGTGGTAGGGTCGCGGCATGCGCGTCGTCGACAGCGATCAGCATCTCTACGAACCGCGCACCCTGTGGCGCGACCACATCGATCCCGGGCTGCGCGACGAGGCGCTGCGCATCGAGGACGACGCCGGCGGCACGCCGCGCCTGCGCTGGCGCGCGCACGAGCTCGGCATCGCCGAGGTGCAGATTCCCGGCCGCTCGGACGAGGTCGGCGAGCGGCACCGCCGCGCGCGCG
Encoded proteins:
- the atzF gene encoding allophanate hydrolase, with protein sequence MTIESLRAEYDGGRSPLDVVDETFARIAASADPAAWIALRDAHAVRREAAALRDADRGRLPLWGVPFAVKDNIDVAGIDTTAACPPFAYRPRADATAVARLRAAGALVIGKTNLDQFATGLVGVRSPYGIPRCVFDPAYVSGGSSSGSAVAVARGEVAFALGTDTAGSGRVPAAFNHVVGVKPTRGLIGAGGVVPACQSLDVVSVVAASCGEADLVRRAAQGADPRDPYSRSAPARPLPRCGLRVGVLAARDRDFEGDAAAAAQYDRAVAGAAARWETRKIDYAPFRETAALLYDGPWLAERWLALADALARHGEAVDATVRALVEPAARLTAADAFRGLHRRAALAARAAAVWEAVDVLLLPTAPTQPRVDAVLADPIRRNAPLGRYTNFVNLLDYCAVAVPAGFRPDGLPFGVTLIAPAFADDDLAAIADQLHRALEPTWGLARAPLPEGLPAACRGGGVRLAVVGAHLTGLPLNHQLVERGAALVARTRTAGGYRLYALPGSAPPKPGLVRDAAASGPGIEVEVWELSIPAFGAFVAEVPPPLAIGTVVLADGDRVKGFVCEPAAVVGAEEITRFGGWRAYLAAR
- a CDS encoding TorF family putative porin; protein product: MSTTTRIAVIVCSVLAIHATRGWAQEPGGEAESTETAGQVKAEDKAASEKTSWLPGGLSGNVAVYSDYSFRGISQTKRNAAIQGGIDWNHDSGIFLGTWASPVDFGDAYMESDWYGGYQGAIDNFSYKASVTYFYYPNFATANYWEFGAFFGYDFGVLSVNTGFIGSPDYFGSLGTGEYVPFGFAIPIGTVSCPFPGKEWENCFDLGFSANAGYTHSDEQIFPNTHHYWDYNAGLTATMPFNLALDFRFVGTDVENFSGFDNAGGNRFVFGAKYSF
- a CDS encoding TetR family transcriptional regulator; this encodes MAPTRRTQAERSAATQAKLLDAALDCLVELGYAGTTTTVVAERAGVSRGAQLHHFPTRAALVAAAVEHLYRRMTAEYQRGFAALAPRAERLRGAIRLLWSMYSSRHFPAVLELFTAARSDGELRAHLEPIASRHERNVHRLARAYFPEAARLGRRFDATLALVLDAMQGMASSDARRGPVSIAARLDFLHDIAAAALASATEPS
- a CDS encoding sterol desaturase family protein, with amino-acid sequence MALEAALLAGTAWRGYERRDTVASLTMGSVNVLISIAGKALHFALLALVARAALFDIAPSWWSWPLLLLLGDLAYYWFHRLSHDVRFLWAAHVNHHSSERYNLSTALRQSWTTPFTLMLFYWPLALLGFPPAMILTGIALNTIYQFWIHTELIDRVGRLEAVLNTASHHRVHHGTNVQYLDRNHGGILILWDKLFGTFAAEGEPVRYGLTRNIHTFNPLRIAFHEWQALWRDVRRAATWRDRLAYCLAPPGWSPDGSSLTSRQLQARAAAEAAR
- a CDS encoding acyltransferase family protein gives rise to the protein MTHPSPVELAAAKVLLEPWRWLTAPRFSGLEHLPRDRPVLVAANHTLMGVLDAPLLVLGLHDHTGVFLRALGDHLHFRVPIWRDLLAHFGTVDGSRANCRRLMRAGESILVFPGGGREVFKHKREQYQLIWKERVGFVRLAVQFGYPIVPLAAVGAEECYDILVDSDELLQTPLGPLLRRIAPRPDEIPPLVHGIGPLPRPERFYFHLGRPIETAPWRGQQDDDALCLRLRERVRRAIQRGIRQLLADRARDPQRSLPARLLRQVRRATRPRSRPR